In Acidimicrobiales bacterium, a single genomic region encodes these proteins:
- a CDS encoding HNH endonuclease: protein MAVNRSRRARSARKRKRRMDRVEHDLSDEQWAALREAWGGCAYCGAVGRPLQRDCVLALSRGGRYTLANIVPACPSCNASKCNDEVTGWLRRKKLDEAAFLVRHHEISGALAARFPEVATP from the coding sequence GTGGCGGTCAACCGCAGTCGTCGCGCTCGCAGCGCCCGCAAGCGAAAGCGCCGCATGGACCGGGTCGAGCACGACCTGAGCGACGAGCAGTGGGCGGCGCTGCGGGAGGCGTGGGGAGGCTGCGCCTACTGCGGGGCGGTGGGGCGGCCCCTCCAGCGGGACTGCGTCCTCGCCCTGTCCCGGGGCGGGCGCTACACGCTGGCCAACATCGTGCCGGCCTGCCCCTCGTGCAACGCCAGCAAGTGCAACGACGAGGTCACCGGCTGGCTGCGGCGCAAGAAGCTCGACGAGGCGGCGTTCCTGGTGCGCCACCACGAGATCAGCGGCGCGCTGGCCGCCAGGTTCCCGGAGGTCGCCACACCCTGA